Proteins encoded in a region of the Suricata suricatta isolate VVHF042 chromosome 10, meerkat_22Aug2017_6uvM2_HiC, whole genome shotgun sequence genome:
- the MANSC4 gene encoding MANSC domain-containing protein 4: protein MHAAALATCVILLLSMVWASHSLCSPTIFYRDCWIRRFPGLLIDLEESQKLGAQFLKYYSETTGQKCSRSCCLRKDVSCNVAVFYHDPIHDNVNCLHIHCPTLESCVLEPGTSAILYNITEGIDPDLLVFEQSPPTYLNTRSSSNTGDRLRILKAPNLDKQQSTTINPMLPSVEALSSSTHQDLVVNTNKTRSSKELATDSWASFISLNNSITTEANTLSRSTDFINKPDNKTVSPFFMPVDTKLFPRPIPSRLNSSKQLLNKTKGPNSRNHTSEDEGMTADGTSVTPTAWLAPVALCTSVIFLCCCIIILASRCCRKQSQYKPGQRKSGSRQIKKFNTLKENA, encoded by the exons ATGCATGCGGCAGCGCTGGCGACCTGCGTGATACTGCTCCTAAGCATGGTGTGGGCCTCACATTCTCTCTGCTCACCCACCATTTTTTACAGAGACTGCTGGATCCGTCGGTTTCCGGGTCTTCTGATTGACCTGGAGGAGTCTCAGAAGCTGGGAGCTCAGTTCCTGAAGTATTATTCTGAAACCACTGGCCAGAAATGCAGCAGGAGCTGCTGCCTTAGGAAAGATG tttcctGTAACGTGGCTGTCTTCTACCATGATCCTATTCACGACAATGTCAACTGCCTCCATATTCACTGCCCAACATTGGAAAGCTGTGTATTAGAGCCTGGAACCAGTGCCATTTTGTACAACATAACAGAAG gtataGATCCAGATTTGCTGGTTTTTGAACAATCACCTCCCACATATCTAAATACCCGTTCTTCATCTAATACAGGGGACAGACTAAGGATTCTAAAAGCTCCGAATTTAGATAAACAACAAAGCACCACGATAAACCCAATGCTCCCATCAGTAGAGGCACTGTCATCAAGCACACATCAAGATTTGGTTGTAAACACAAACAAGACCAGGTCTTCCAAGGAACTAGCCACAGATTCTTGGGCAAGTTTCATTTCCCTGAATAACTCCATTACCACAGAGGCAAATACGCTGTCACGCAGTACTGATTTCATCAACAAGCCAGATAACAAGactgtttctcctttctttatgCCAGTAGACACAAAACTTTTTCCTAGGCCTATCCCATCCCGACTCAACAGCAGCAAACAATTACTGAACAAAACCAAGGGGCCCAACAGCAGAAACCACACATCTGAGGATGAAGGCATGACAGCTGATGGGACATCTGTGACTCCAACTGCATGGCTGGCTCCGGTGGCCCTCTGTACCTCTGTCATCTTTCTTTGCTGTTGTATAATCATCCTGGCATCTAGGTGCTGTAGAAAGCAGAGTCAGTACAAACCAGGACAGAGAAAGTCAGGATCcaggcaaattaaaaaatttaacactcTGAAGGAGAATGCTTAA
- the KLHL42 gene encoding kelch-like protein 42: MSAEEMVQIRLEDRCYPVSKRKLIEQSDYFRALYRSGMREALSQEAGGPEVQQLRGLSAPGLRLVLDFINAGGAREGWLLGPRAEKGGGVEEEEEMDEVSLLAELVEAASFLQVTSLLQLLLSQVRLTNCLELYRLAQVYGLPDLQEACLRFMAVHFHEVLCKPQFHLLAAPPHAPGEVGLKQRLREARMTGTPVLVALGDFLGGPLAPHPYQGEPPSMLRYEEMTERWFPLANNLPPDLVNVRGYGAAILDNYLFIVGGYRITSQEISAAHSYNPSTNEWLQVASMNQKRSNFKLVAVNSKLYAIGGQAVSNVECYNPEQDAWNFVAPLPNPLAEFSACECKGKIYVIGGYTTRDRNMNILQYCPSADIWTLFETCDVHIRKQQMVSVEETIYIVGGCLHELGPNRRSSQSEDMLTVQSYNTVTRQWLYLKENTSKSGLNLTCALHNDGIYIMSRDVTLSTSLEHRVFLKYNIFSDSWEAFRRFPAFGHNLLVSSLYLPNKTET, translated from the exons atGTCGGCCGAGGAGATGGTGCAGATCCGCCTGGAGGACCGCTGCTACCCGGTGAGCAAGAGGAAGCTCATCGAGCAGAGCGACTACTTCCGCGCCCTCTACCGCTCCGGCATGCGCGAGGCCCTGAGCCAGGAGGCCGGCGGCCCCGAGGTGCAGCAGCTGCGCGGCCTCAGCGCCCCGGGCCTGCGCCTGGTGCTGGACTTCATCAACGCCGGCGGGGCCCGCGAGGGCTGGCTCCTGGGCCCGCGGGCCGAGAAGGGcggtggggtggaggaggaagaggagatggaCGAGGTGAGCCTGCTGGCGGAGCTGGTGGAGGCGGCCTCCTTCCTTCAGGTCACGTctctgctgcagctgctgctgtcCCAGGTGCGGCTCACCAACTGCCTGGAGCTGTACCGCCTGGCGCAGGTGTACGGGCTGCCCGACCTGCAGGAGGCCTGCCTGCGCTTCATGGCCGTCCACTTCCACGAGGTCCTGTGCAAGCCCCAGTTCCACCTCCTGGCGGCTCCCCCGCACGCCCCCGGGGAGGTCGGCCtgaagcagaggctcagagaggcccgGATGACGGGGACTCCTGTCCTCGTGGCCCTGGGGGACTTCCTGGGGGGACCGCTGGCTCCTCACCCCTACCAAGGGGAGCCCCCGTCCATGCTGAGGTATGAGGAGATGACCGAACGTTGGTTCCCGCTGGCCAACAACCTTCCTCCCGACCTGGTGAACGTCAGGGGCTACGGGGCCGCCATCCTGGACAACTACCTCTTCATCGTGGGCGGCTACCGGATCACCAGCCAGGAGATCTCGGCCGCGCACTCCTACAACCCCAGCACCAACGAGTGGCTCCAGGTGGCCTCCATGAACCAGAAGAG GTCTAACTTCAAACTCGTGGCCGTCAATTCAAAACTCTATGCCATTGGTGGGCAGGCCGTTTCTAATGTCGAATGTTACAATCCTGAGCAGGATGCGTGGAATTTTGTGGCACCCCTACCGAATCCTCTGGCTGAGTTCTCTGCATGTGAGTGTAAGGGGAAAATTTACGTCATTGGAGGATATACTACCAGAG ACCGCAACATGAACATTTTGCAGTATTGCCCCTCAGCCGACATCTGGACTCTCTTTGAAACATGTGATGTCCACATTCGCAAGCAGCAGATGGTATCTGTCGAGGAGACCATCTACATCGTGGGGGGCTGTCTGCACGAACTGGGGCCCAACCGGAGGAGCAGCCAGAGCGAGGACATGCTCACCGTGCAGTCCTACAACACTGTCACGCGGCAGTGGCTCTACCTCAAGGAGAACACGTCCAAATCCGGTCTTAACTTGACTTGCGCCCTTCACAACGATGGCATCTACATCATGAGCAGAGACGTTACCCTGTCAACCAGCCTGGAACATCGAGTTTTCCTCAAGTACAACATCTTTTCAGATAGTTGGGAAGCATTCAGGCGTTTCCCAGCCTTTGGACATAATTTGCTGGTTTCCTCTCTTTATCTGCCcaataaaacagaaacatga